The genomic region AAATAGAGCTGGTGAAACCCCACTTCATTTTGCAATTTGAAAAGGTTATATTGAGACAGTGATGTTATTAATAGAAAATGGTGCTGATATTGAGATTAAAGATAATCAAGGTTATTCTCCTTTATATTTGGCAGTATATATGAATAATATAGAAATTTTTCAATTATTAATAGATTTTGGTGCAAATATTAATAATGAACATTCTGAGCATCAAGCAATGTTAAAAATTGCTCAACAAAATCAAAATAAGAAGATGATTGCGCTGTTAAAAAGCAATGCTTCTCTTGCATGTTGCAATTTATTGTAATATTAAGCATTCTAATAATATTTTTAGGATTAAATAGAGAAATTTATTTTAAATCTCCGTTTTCTGTATTATTTTTTATGTAATTTATTGTATACTATAAGTAAAAAAAGGATATAGGTAATAATTGGAAGGGTCATAGGAAATGATTATTAAGTCGATAAAGCCCATTACTGAACAACAAATAGATATAATAAATAAAGAGGTTGCAAGTATTCGTAGTATTAACAATCAAGAAACTTATACTGAAGAATTAATTAATTTAAATTCTGAATGTTTAATGTGTTTTTATATGCTGAATAAATTAGCAAGAAATTGTGTTCAAGCAACAAGATATTTAGATAGTTGAAGTTTCTCACATAGTAATAATAAAAAATCAGTGATATATCAACGCGATAAAGTGTTTAAAAATAAAAATGCTAGTTATAGGCGAAAAATATTAATTGGTTTAATTATTACTATTAAATGATTATTTTTTTTATCTATTACGCCAATATTTTTATTGCTTTGAACATACTATGATCCGTATCAAAATAATTTTTGTCGACAACATTTTGGATTTCGACCAATTAAAAAAGAACAAAAAAGACGAAAAACAATCTATTTTATTTTTTCTAGTATATGATTATTAATAGTTACGATATTATGCTTACATTTTATGAAAGTATGAATATTTAAATAGAATTTATTTGAATTCGAGAAAAGAGGAGATTAATAATGAAAAATATTAAATTGGTTGCTAATGATTTAGGAATTAAAGATGATGATTTAATTGTTTATGGTTCAGCAATGGCAAAAATTAAATTTCAAAATATTAATCAACCCCGTAAAGGAAAATTAATCCTATTTACTAGTACTAATCCAACACCATCTGGTGAAGGAAAAACAACAATGAGTATTGGTTTAGCACAAGGTCTTAAACAATTAAATCAGAGTGTTTGTCTAGCATTACGAGAACCTAGTTTAGGTCCAGTTTTTGGGATTAAAGGGGGTGCCATTGGCGGCGGATTAAGTATTATTCAACCTAAAGATAATATTAATTTACATTTTACGGGTGATTTTCATGCTATCACTACGGCTAATAATTTAGTTAGTGCCATTATTGATAATTATATTTTTCAAGGTAATAGTCTTGATATTGATATTAATAACATTATTTGAAAACGATGTTTAGACCTTAATGACCGTTCACTTCGTAATGTTGAAGTTACAATTTCAAAAACTATTAAAAGAAAAGAACAATTTCAAATTACTACTGCTAGTGATATTATGGCAATTATGGCCTTAGCAAAAGACTTTGAGGATTTAAAAGTTCGATTAAAAAGAACAGTAGTTGCTTATAGCAATACGGGGAAAGAAATTACGATTGCTGATTTACAAATTGTTGGTTCACTTTTAGCGATTTTAAAAGATGCTTTAAACCCTAATCTTGTTCAATCATTAGAAGGTGTTCCGGCATTAATTCATTGTGGTCCGTTTGCTAATATTGCTCACGGTTGTAACTCTGTTATTGCTACTGATTTAGCATTAAAATTAAGTGATTTTGTTATTACTGAAGCTGGGTTTGGTGCTGATTTAGGATTAGAAAAATTTATGAATATTAAAGCAAGAAAAACAGACATTATACCAGATATTGTTGTTATTGTATCAACAATTAAGGCTTTAAAACTTCATGGTATCACCGATAGTAATAACCCTAATGAATTAGAAAGATTGCAAACAGGAATTGCTAATTTATCTCGTCATATAAATATTGTTAAAACTTTTAACCGTAAGTTGGGTGTTTGTATTAATCGTTGACCAGATGATAGTGATGAAGAAATTGCAATGTTATTACAATGATGTGAAAGTCAAAATATACCAGTAGCAATATCAACTGCAGTTAAAGACGGTGGCGCTGGTTCAATAGCATTAGCAAAAGTAGTTCTTGAACAATTAAATAAGCCAGAACAACAATATCTTCCGATTTATGACAGTAATAATTCGCTACGAGAAAAAATTTTAACTGTTGTTCAAAAGATTTATCAAGGAAATAATGTTATTTATACATCACAAGCAGAAGAAAAATTACAACAATTAGAAAATAGTTCTTATGCTCAATTACCAATATGTTTTGCTAAAAACCCCGTATCTTTAACTGATAATCCTAAAATTTTAGGAGCTCCAAAAAATTTTGATATTACTGTTCGTAATTTAAAAGTAAATAGTGGTGCTGGTTTTATTATTATTAGTACGGGAGATATTATTACAATGCCAGGATTAAGTAAGAGTCCACAAGCATATAATATTGATGTTGTTAATAATGAAATCATTAATATGAATTAATATTAAATGAAAGGATACTAACTATGCGAAAAATAGTAAGTGGATGTTTAATATCCGTTATTACATTAGGAAATAGTTTTTATCAAGCGATTAATAATAATAAAATTAATGAAATTTATTCTCATAATTATTTTGAAATCTTACAACGCGAAAAAGTTTCTTTTGACCGAAATGTTGATTTTATTAACTTAATTATGCAACCTAACGATGATATTTCTGGATGGTTTATAGATATTTTAAAAGAAAATCATAAAACTAAGTTAGATAGTAATGATAAAATATTTTTAAGCAAGTGAGATAATATTTTGACTCGCAAAGCATCTAACAAGGCCAGTAAAATAAAAGATGGATTGGAAACAATTGGATCATATTTTGAGTTTAATACTTTAGAAGCAATAAACAATATTTGAAACGATAATGATGAAGTTAATTGAATGCCTTTTTTTAAAATTAATACTGTAGGTGAAATGAAACAAGCATTTATATCTTTTTTTGGACAATTAAATTTTCTTTATGGTAAAAAATTCTTGAAAAATAGTTTCCTGAAATGTAAAATTAAAAAGGACACTTATATAAAAAACAAATTGTGTTAATTCTATAATTAAGAAAAGAAAGGAATTAGCACAATGTATAAGTATCTGACTATTGAATCAATAATAGCAATAAAAGAATATAAAAGTTATGGATTTTCTATTCGTAAAATAGCAAAAGCAATTGATTATAGTAAATCAACTGTACACAGAGTTTGTAAATTATTAAATCAAAACTTATTACCATTAGAAATATTGAATCAAGTTCAAAAAAATAAACAAAATGCAGGTAGAAAATTAATAATTTTAACTTTAACAGAAATTAATACTATCAATCATTTGTTAATTACTAAAAATTATGCTCTTGATATAATTGCTGATTTTTTAAAGCCTGAATTGTAAATATAAATGGGACAGTTTTTTAAAATAATTGTATTAAATCTATTGGTCTTTTATAAGATAATGATTTTCTGGGTGTAGAATTAATTTGAAATGCTATAGAATTTAAGTCTTTTTGTTTATATGAAGATAAATCAGTAGATTTTGGTAAATATCTTCTTAAAATACCATTATTGTTCTCATTTAAACCTCTTTGACAAGGTTTGCCGACATTTGCAAAATAAATTTTAACATTACAATTTTTTTCAATTAATTTTCATTTACTAAATTCTTTACCACGATCAAAAGTAATAGTTTTAATTGTTCCTGGTATTAATTTTGAAATAAATTTTATTATACTTTGTGTAATACTTTCTGCTTTATGATTTTTAGTTTTCAAAGGAATTGTGGTTTTTGATCATATATCAGCTAAAGTAATAATAGAACTTTTATGATCTTTACCAACGATAGTATCTCCCTCTAAATGGCCAAATTCTTGTATATTTTTAATATTTGGAATGATTAAATTTCTTTCATGAATAGATTTACAATTATTAATTCTGCCCCTAGTTTCTTTTTGTTTATGAGGTTTATTTTTGCCTTTTCTCAATAAATTTTTTTCATCAAAACCCATTCGATTTGTTTTAAACATGTTATATAAAGTTTTTGTTGAAATATTTTTTATTTTATTTTTCTTTAAAAAATCAGCAATTATATCAAGAGCATAATTTTTAGTAATTAACAAATGATTGATAGTATTAATTTCTGTTAAAGTTAAAATTATTAATTTTCTACCTGCATTTTGTTTATTTTTTTGAACTTGATTCAATATTTCTAATGGTAATAAGTTTTGATTTAATAATTTACAAACTCTGTGTACAGTTGATTTACTATAATCAATTGCTTTTGCTATTTTACGAATAGAAAATCCATAACTTTTATATTCTTTTATTGCTATTATTGATTCAATAGTCAGATACTTATACATTGTGCTAATTCCTTTCTTTTCTTAATTATAGAATTAACACAATTTGTTTTTTATATAAGTGTCCTTTTTAATTTTACATTTCAGGAGAAAAATAAAATAAAAAATATTTCAACAAAAACTTTATATAACATGTTTAAAACAAATCGAATGGGTTTTGATGAAAAAAATTTATTGAGAAAAGGCAAAAATAAACCTCATAAACAAAAAGAAACTAGGGGCAGAATTAATAATTGTAAATCTATTCATGAAAGAAATTTAATCATTCCAAATATTAAAAATATACAAGAATTTGGCCATTTAGAGGGAGATACTATCGTTGGTAAAGATCATAAAAGTTCTATTATTACTTTAGCTGATATATGATCAAAAACCACAATTCCTTTGAAAACTAAAAATCATAAAGCAGAAAGTATTACACAAAGTATAATAAAATTTATTTCAAAATTAATACCAGGAACAATTAAAACTATTACTTTTGATCGTGGTAAAGAATTTAGTAAATGAAAATTAATTGAAAAAAATTGTAATGTTAAAATTTATTTTGCAGATGCCGGAAAACCTTGTCAAAGAGGTTTAAATGAGAACAATAATGGTATTTTAAGAAGATATTTACCAAAATCTACTGATTTATCTTCATATAAACAAAAAGACTTAAATTCTATAGCATTTCAAATTAATTCTACACCCAGAAAATCATTATCTTATAAAAGACCAATAGATTTAATACAATTATTTTAAAAAACTGTCCCATTTATATTTACAATTCAGGTTTAACAAAACTTCAATGAACTTATATTCAAAAATTGAATGGCTTGAATAGTATTGTTAATAAAGACGATGATAATCAAATGATAAATTTATTACTTTTTGGTGCTGGTGTTAATAAAGAAGATGCTTGAAAGTGATATCAAGGTGATTGAAATATAATTACTTATAATGGTCAAGAATTTAAAGATTATATTGTGAATCCTACTAGTGCTGCTCATAATGTTTTTGTTCATGAATATGGGCACTTAGTTTCTTATTATACATATTTTAAAAATAATAACCAAAGCGGAGCATTTCACCTTTGAGAATGATTAAATAAAAAAATAAATTTTAATAATTATTTATCGCAAATGTTATTTTCGTGAATTTTAGTTCCCAGTAATTATCATATTTTCCATCCGTTAGAATCTACTTGAATTGAAGAGTGATTTGGTGAGGCTTTTGCCTATTGAATGTTAACTCCGAAGCATTTACGAACTTATGGATGAGAAATATTAAATCAATATTTTATGTTAGAGTTACCAAAAATTATTAAAAGTTAATTTAGTTAATTAATTTAGAAAATACTAAGAATTTTAAAATTCTTAGTATTTTTGTTTATTCCTATGATTTCTTGTTAATTTAAGAAATAGCAAATGCTTATTAATAAAATATTTGTTATAATAGTAAAAGTTATTACAATATTTTAAAACTGAATTAATTTGATATAATTTAATTAGTGAGGTAAGATATGAAAAATAATTTTGATATCATTAATAATACTGAATTTGAT from Spiroplasma endosymbiont of Lonchoptera lutea harbors:
- a CDS encoding formate--tetrahydrofolate ligase produces the protein MKNIKLVANDLGIKDDDLIVYGSAMAKIKFQNINQPRKGKLILFTSTNPTPSGEGKTTMSIGLAQGLKQLNQSVCLALREPSLGPVFGIKGGAIGGGLSIIQPKDNINLHFTGDFHAITTANNLVSAIIDNYIFQGNSLDIDINNIIWKRCLDLNDRSLRNVEVTISKTIKRKEQFQITTASDIMAIMALAKDFEDLKVRLKRTVVAYSNTGKEITIADLQIVGSLLAILKDALNPNLVQSLEGVPALIHCGPFANIAHGCNSVIATDLALKLSDFVITEAGFGADLGLEKFMNIKARKTDIIPDIVVIVSTIKALKLHGITDSNNPNELERLQTGIANLSRHINIVKTFNRKLGVCINRWPDDSDEEIAMLLQWCESQNIPVAISTAVKDGGAGSIALAKVVLEQLNKPEQQYLPIYDSNNSLREKILTVVQKIYQGNNVIYTSQAEEKLQQLENSSYAQLPICFAKNPVSLTDNPKILGAPKNFDITVRNLKVNSGAGFIIISTGDIITMPGLSKSPQAYNIDVVNNEIINMN
- a CDS encoding IS30 family transposase — encoded protein: MYKYLTIESIIAIKEYKSYGFSIRKIAKAIDYSKSTVHRVCKLLNQNLLPLEILNQVQKNKQNAGRKLIILTLTEINTINHLLITKNYALDIIADFLKKNKIKNISTKTLYNMFKTNRMGFDEKNLLRKGKNKPHKQKETRGRINNCKSIHERNLIIPNIKNIQEFGHLEGDTIVGKDHKSSIITLADIWSKTTIPLKTKNHKAESITQSIIKFISKLIPGTIKTITFDRGKEFSKWKLIEKNCNVKIYFANVGKPCQRGLNENNNGILRRYLPKSTDLSSYKQKDLNSIAFQINSTPRKSLSYKRPIDLIQLF